A region of Vitis riparia cultivar Riparia Gloire de Montpellier isolate 1030 chromosome 12, EGFV_Vit.rip_1.0, whole genome shotgun sequence DNA encodes the following proteins:
- the LOC117926418 gene encoding protein DETOXIFICATION 40-like — protein sequence MESSRDGVNEPMLQSNPPLSSEGRSETSGQLESILSDTRLPFCQRLLEATSTESKLLFRLVGPAVAVYMINYLMSMSTQIFAGHLGNLELAAASLGNTGVQMFAYGLMLGMGSAVETLCGQAFGAQKFEMLGIYLQKSTVLLTITGFLLTFIYIFCKPILILLGESSEIASAAAIFVYGLIPQIYAYAANFPIQKFLQAQSIVAPSAYISAATLLLHLLLSWVAVYKIGLGLVGSSLVLSLSWWIIVVAQFFYIVKSEKCKYTWGGFSLKAVSGLCGFFKLSAASAVMLCLETWYFQVLVLLAGLLENPEVALDALSICMTILGFVFMISVGFNAAASVRVGNELGAGHPKSAAFSVVVVTLVSFLISVVAAAVVLVLRHVISYAFTGGETVAQAVSDLCPVLAITLMLNGIQPVLSGVAVGCGWQAFVAYVNVGCYYIVGVPLGSLLGFYFKLGAKGIWLGMLGGTLMQTFILIWVTARTNWNKEVEKAKERMEKWDKKQPLLMD from the exons ATGGAATCTTCTCGTGATGGTGTTAATGAGCCGATGTTACAGTCCAATCCACCATTGTCGTCGGAGGGAAGGTCTGAAACCAGTGGGCAGCTGGAGAGCATATTGTCCGACACTCGGCTGCCCTTCTGCCAGCGCCTCCTGGAGGCGACTTCGACTGAATCGAAGCTTCTTTTCAGACTCGTCGGCCCCGCCGTCGCTGTTTACATGATCAACTATCTCATGTCTATGTCCACCCAAATCTTCGCCGGCCACCTCGGTAATCTTGAGCTCGCCGCCGCCTCCCTCGGCAACACCGGCGTCCAGATGTTCGCTTACGGCCTCATG TTAGGGATGGGGAGTGCCGTTGAGACTCTGTGTGGGCAAGCATTCGGAGCTCAAAAATTTGAAATGCTGGGCATTTATCTCCAGAAATCCACCGTTCTCCTCACCATAACCGGGTTCCTTCTCACTTTCATCTACATCTTCTGCAAACCCATCCTGATTCTTCTAGGTGAATCATCTGAAATCGCATCAGCAGCCGCGATCTTCGTTTACGGACTCATTCCTCAAATCTACGCATACGCAGCCAACTTCCCGATCCAAAAGTTTCTACAGGCTCAAAGCATAGTGGCCCCAAGTGCATATATATCAGCGGCTACACTGTTGCTGCACCTGTTGTTGAGTTGGGTGGCTGTGTACAAGATAGGGCTGGGGTTGGTGGGTTCGTCGCTGGTGCTGAGCCTCTCATGGTGGATAATTGTGGTGGCTCAGTTCTTCTATATAGTAAAGAGCGAGAAGTGTAAGTACACATGGGGTGGGTTCAGTCTGAAGGCTGTCTCTGGGTTGTGTGGGTTCTTCAAGCTATCCGCAGCATCTGCAGTGATGCTGTGCTTGGAGACTTGGTATTTTCAGGTTCTGGTTCTGCTGGCTGGCTTGCTTGAGAATCCTGAGGTGGCTTTGGATGCTCTGTCGATATG CATGACCATACTTGGATTTGTATTCATGATTTCAGTTGGATTCAATGCTGCTGCAAG TGTAAGAGTTGGGAATGAGCTTGGAGCTGGGCACCCCAAATCAGCAGCATTTTCAGTGGTGGTGGTGACTCTGGTCTCCTTCCTAATATCAGTGGTAGCTGCGGCCGTCGTCCTTGTCCTTCGCCATGTCATTAGCTATGCTTTCACTGGTGGGGAAACTGTGGCGCAAGCTGTTTCTGATCTGTGTCCAGTCTTGGCCATCACCCTCATGCTCAATGGCATTCAACCAGTCTTATCAG GCGTGGCCGTTGGGTGTGGATGGCAAGCTTTTGTGGCCTATGTAAATGTGGGTTGTTATTACATTGTGGGGGTGCCTTTAGGCTCACTCTTGGGCTTTTACTTCAAGCTTGGTGCAAAG GGAATTTGGTTAGGAATGCTAGGAGGCACATTAAtgcaaacttttattttaatttgggtTACGGCACGCACCAATTGGAATAAGGAG GTGGAAAAAGCTAAAGAAAGAATGGAAAAGTGGGATAAGAAGCAGCCACTTTTGATGGACTGA
- the LOC117926036 gene encoding uncharacterized protein LOC117926036 has protein sequence MIDILVNTVVRPLLIESRLVFVYCCLIDEAELNDSLPWYHDIYQFLRLDIYPEVATTKDKKALRQLATRFVICGETLYKRSTDGMLLLCLDRTSVDRVMREVHIVAGLFRDVQSAKFMGTLFTYPFQSYMH, from the exons atgattgatattcTTGTTAATACCGTTGTTCGCCCTTTACTGATTGAATCAAGATTAGTTTTTGTCtattgttgtttgattgatgaggCAGAATTGAATGATAGTTTgccttggtatcatgacataTATCAGTTTCTGAGACTTGACATATATCCTGAGGTCGCCACGACCAAGGATAAGAAAGCATTGAGACAATTAGCCACTCGGTTTGTGATATGTGGGGAGACACTGTACAAACGATCAACTGATGGGATGTTACTATTGTGCTTAGATCGCACCTCTgtcgatcgagtgatgagagaggttcac ATTGTTGCCggtttgttcagagatgtccaAAGTGCCAAATTCATGGGGACCTTATTCACGTACCCCTTTCAGAGTTACATGCACTGA